A genome region from Sphingomonas anseongensis includes the following:
- the dnaA gene encoding chromosomal replication initiator protein DnaA, producing the protein MQGGRTDSCQLDDSKVAAPLEAAWDSIRTGLRRDLGARTFDGWLKPASLGSLDPDTGTLDIVMPSQFMADWVTSHFGERLTLAWKTTLPIVRDIRVVAAADAPRPAPLLVLEEAPVRAVERDPSAPNFDPRYRFESFVVGKANEVAATAARTLATAEQVSFNPLFIHGGTGRGKTHLLHAIGHTFAERFPGRRIVSMSAEKFMVEFIRALKENDTIGFKSRLRGADLLLIDDVQFIAGKDSTQEEFFHTMNEIIGAGKRLVITSDRAPQDLDGIAPRILSRLSWGLVADINSADFELRYNIIVAKLALLPAVEMPANVIDFLARRVTSSVRELEGALNRIAAYAMMTGRDIDIAFVEEVLANVLRANQRRISIDEIQTQVAEHYRIRKAEMTSARRAREVARPRQVAMYLSKQLTPKSLPDIGRRFGGRDHTTVIHAVRQIERLRAADSELDADIRLLTRQLEG; encoded by the coding sequence GTGCAGGGCGGACGGACGGACTCATGCCAGCTGGACGACTCAAAGGTCGCGGCACCGCTTGAAGCAGCGTGGGACTCGATCCGGACGGGGCTTCGACGGGATCTCGGCGCTCGCACTTTCGACGGCTGGCTGAAGCCCGCATCGCTTGGCTCCCTCGACCCTGACACGGGCACGCTCGACATCGTCATGCCGAGCCAGTTCATGGCCGATTGGGTAACGTCCCATTTCGGGGAGCGGCTCACGCTCGCGTGGAAGACCACACTTCCGATCGTTCGCGATATCCGGGTCGTCGCCGCAGCCGACGCGCCGAGGCCGGCGCCTTTGCTCGTTCTCGAGGAAGCCCCTGTCCGCGCGGTCGAACGCGATCCTTCGGCGCCCAATTTCGACCCGCGCTACCGCTTCGAATCCTTCGTGGTCGGAAAGGCCAATGAAGTCGCAGCGACTGCCGCCCGCACCTTGGCGACGGCGGAGCAGGTCAGCTTCAACCCGCTGTTCATCCACGGCGGCACCGGCCGCGGAAAGACGCACCTGCTGCACGCCATCGGCCATACGTTCGCCGAGCGATTCCCGGGCCGGCGGATCGTGTCGATGTCGGCCGAGAAGTTCATGGTCGAGTTCATCCGGGCGCTGAAGGAAAACGACACGATCGGCTTCAAGAGCAGGCTTCGTGGTGCGGACCTGTTGCTGATCGACGATGTCCAATTCATCGCCGGCAAGGATTCGACCCAGGAAGAATTCTTCCACACGATGAACGAGATCATCGGTGCCGGAAAAAGGCTGGTGATCACGTCCGACCGCGCTCCCCAGGACCTTGACGGAATCGCACCGCGGATCCTGTCGCGCCTGTCGTGGGGGCTAGTCGCCGATATCAACTCGGCCGATTTCGAGCTTCGTTACAACATCATCGTCGCCAAGCTTGCGCTTCTGCCGGCTGTCGAGATGCCGGCCAACGTGATCGATTTTCTCGCTCGCCGCGTGACGTCGAGCGTCCGCGAACTCGAAGGCGCGCTTAACCGGATCGCCGCTTATGCGATGATGACCGGTCGCGACATCGACATCGCCTTCGTCGAGGAAGTGCTCGCGAACGTCCTTCGCGCCAACCAGCGCCGGATCTCGATCGATGAGATCCAGACCCAGGTCGCTGAGCATTACCGGATCCGCAAGGCGGAGATGACCTCGGCCCGCCGCGCCCGCGAGGTAGCCCGCCCGCGCCAGGTGGCGATGTATCTCTCGAAGCAGCTTACGCCGAAATCGCTCCCGGACATCGGTCGGCGGTTCGGCGGCCGCGATCACACGACGGTGATCCATGCTGTGCGCCAGATCGAACGCCTTCGCGCCGCCGACTCCGAGTTGGACGCCGACATCCGGCTTCTGACCCGCCAGCTCGAAGGCTAA
- the secB gene encoding protein-export chaperone SecB: MAQEDSTPAGNGADGNANGPQAATLAQYIKDLSVESPSAPQVFQWQDQPSLDVGFNLNVDKVSDEVSEVMLKIEVKAHSQSGVHFLVDLTFAGLFGLRNFPEEAIGPFLLIEAPRLLFPFARQIVCESIQNMGFPPLLLEPIDFAAAYMAQAQAQPGEQPQDGAGDALPAADEAGEGSGEA, encoded by the coding sequence ATGGCTCAAGAGGATTCCACCCCCGCCGGCAATGGAGCCGACGGAAATGCCAACGGCCCGCAGGCGGCGACGCTTGCCCAATATATCAAGGACCTGTCGGTCGAGAGCCCAAGCGCTCCCCAGGTCTTCCAGTGGCAGGACCAGCCGAGCCTGGACGTCGGCTTCAACCTCAACGTCGACAAGGTTTCCGACGAGGTTAGCGAGGTCATGCTCAAGATCGAGGTGAAGGCGCATTCCCAAAGCGGCGTCCATTTCCTCGTCGACCTGACCTTCGCCGGCCTGTTCGGGCTTCGCAACTTCCCCGAAGAGGCGATCGGTCCGTTCCTCCTGATCGAGGCGCCGCGCCTCCTGTTCCCGTTCGCCCGCCAGATCGTCTGCGAGTCGATCCAGAACATGGGCTTCCCGCCCCTGCTCCTGGAGCCGATCGACTTCGCCGCCGCCTATATGGCGCAGGCACAGGCCCAGCCGGGCGAGCAGCCGCAGGACGGCGCGGGCGACGCCTTGCCGGCGGCGGACGAGGCCGGCGAAGGCTCCGGCGAAGCCTGA
- the trpS gene encoding tryptophan--tRNA ligase produces MRVVSGIQPTGDLHLGNLLGAILRWVRMQDEAECLFFLADLHALTVDIDPAQLRSSIREMAAALIASGIDPAKSTLFRQSDIPAHAELTWILQGTARMGWLNRMTQWKDKAGKNREGASVGLFTYPVLQAADILLYRATHVPVGEDQKQHIELTRDIALKFNTDFDVDLFVPPEPFIGGGTAARVMSLRDGTSKMSKTDPSEMSRIQLTDSDESIGQKIRKAKTDPEPLPDNAKALDGRPEARNLVGIYAAVTGDSVEQVLGRYAGQGFGQFKPALADSVIALIAPIRQRLEELRGDPDELDRILAAGAKRAAELGAPTLAKAKSAVGLKA; encoded by the coding sequence ATGCGTGTCGTTTCCGGCATCCAGCCGACCGGCGACCTTCACCTCGGCAATCTGCTCGGCGCGATCCTTCGCTGGGTGCGGATGCAGGACGAAGCCGAATGCTTGTTCTTCCTTGCTGACCTGCATGCTCTGACGGTCGACATCGATCCTGCGCAGCTCCGATCCAGCATCCGCGAAATGGCGGCCGCTCTGATTGCCAGCGGGATCGATCCGGCCAAGTCCACCCTGTTCCGCCAGAGCGACATCCCGGCGCACGCCGAGCTCACCTGGATCCTGCAGGGCACTGCTCGGATGGGCTGGCTCAATCGAATGACCCAGTGGAAGGACAAGGCCGGCAAGAACCGCGAGGGCGCGTCGGTCGGCCTGTTCACCTATCCGGTCCTCCAGGCGGCCGACATCCTTCTCTATCGCGCGACTCACGTGCCAGTCGGCGAGGACCAGAAGCAGCATATCGAGCTCACTCGCGACATCGCGCTCAAGTTCAACACCGATTTCGACGTCGACCTGTTCGTCCCTCCCGAGCCGTTTATCGGCGGCGGGACCGCCGCACGGGTGATGAGCCTTCGCGACGGAACATCGAAGATGTCCAAGACGGACCCGTCGGAGATGAGCCGGATCCAGCTGACCGACAGCGACGAATCGATCGGGCAGAAAATCCGCAAGGCCAAGACTGACCCCGAGCCGCTGCCCGACAATGCCAAGGCGCTGGACGGCCGGCCGGAGGCGAGGAACCTCGTCGGCATCTACGCGGCCGTGACCGGCGATAGCGTCGAGCAGGTGCTCGGCCGTTACGCCGGCCAGGGATTCGGCCAGTTCAAGCCCGCTCTTGCTGACTCGGTGATCGCCTTGATCGCGCCGATCCGCCAGCGGCTCGAGGAGCTTCGCGGCGACCCCGACGAGCTCGATCGAATCCTCGCAGCGGGTGCGAAGCGAGCAGCCGAGCTCGGCGCGCCGACGCTCGCCAAGGCCAAGTCTGCGGTCGGGTTGAAAGCCTAA
- the mltA gene encoding murein transglycosylase A: MRSWLRGLALASFALLAACATRQVVPPPATRPPPVQPQPIPQPVPPPPANAVQAGIALAAPAILSEADAAEALRAFRLSCSSLVRRTDKSGLTNPADWQGVCAQAAAVQPGGASAFFQYSFDWLRVGDGKAFATGYFEPEIAASPVQAPGYTTPIYVSPPDLVRCTLPDGKTGRGRIDENGQCTLYFTRADINRGVLAGKGLELAWAADPVELFFLEIQGSGRLRFPDGTVMRIGYANQNGRDYVAIGRLLKERGILPPGGTNMDSIVAWMRSNPDAAQALMEENLSYIFFKVLTGPGPLGALGIPVTPRATVAADPNFIPLGAPVFLSVDRPEASGIWVAQDTGGAIKGSNRVDTFWGAGEDARRIAGGMSAKGQAFVLIPKGAAARALAQR, translated from the coding sequence GTGAGGTCCTGGCTTAGAGGGCTCGCCCTCGCTTCCTTCGCACTTCTGGCAGCCTGCGCAACCAGGCAAGTCGTTCCCCCGCCGGCAACGCGGCCGCCTCCGGTCCAGCCGCAGCCAATTCCGCAGCCGGTGCCGCCGCCGCCGGCCAATGCGGTGCAGGCCGGAATAGCGCTTGCAGCGCCGGCGATCCTTTCCGAAGCCGATGCGGCCGAAGCGCTCCGCGCGTTTCGGTTGAGTTGCAGCTCGCTCGTTCGGCGTACCGACAAATCGGGGCTGACCAATCCCGCCGACTGGCAGGGAGTCTGCGCACAGGCCGCGGCCGTCCAGCCCGGCGGCGCGTCGGCATTCTTCCAATATTCGTTCGACTGGCTCCGAGTCGGCGATGGCAAGGCGTTTGCCACCGGCTATTTCGAGCCCGAGATCGCTGCTTCGCCGGTGCAGGCGCCCGGCTATACGACGCCGATCTACGTCTCGCCCCCTGACCTCGTCCGCTGCACCTTGCCCGACGGGAAGACCGGGCGCGGCCGGATCGACGAAAACGGCCAGTGCACCCTCTATTTCACCCGCGCCGACATCAACCGTGGTGTGCTTGCCGGCAAAGGCCTGGAGCTCGCCTGGGCCGCCGATCCCGTCGAATTGTTCTTCCTTGAGATCCAGGGGTCCGGGCGGCTTCGCTTCCCCGACGGAACGGTGATGCGCATCGGCTACGCCAACCAGAACGGCCGCGATTATGTCGCGATCGGGCGGCTGTTGAAGGAGAGGGGAATCTTGCCGCCCGGCGGCACCAACATGGATTCGATCGTCGCCTGGATGCGCTCGAACCCCGACGCCGCCCAGGCGCTGATGGAGGAAAATCTCTCCTACATCTTCTTCAAGGTTCTGACCGGTCCGGGACCGCTGGGAGCACTGGGGATTCCGGTCACTCCGCGGGCCACGGTCGCCGCCGATCCGAATTTCATTCCCCTGGGGGCGCCGGTCTTCCTCTCGGTGGACCGTCCGGAAGCGTCCGGCATCTGGGTCGCTCAGGACACTGGGGGAGCGATCAAGGGCAGCAACCGCGTGGACACCTTCTGGGGCGCGGGCGAGGACGCTCGAAGGATCGCCGGAGGAATGTCCGCCAAGGGCCAGGCCTTCGTGCTG
- a CDS encoding Tim44/TimA family putative adaptor protein: MTVIIILALVALFIGLRLYSVLGERTGHEQQPILKPADPDARVERPAAPVSPVAQPAADPADLAYLPTAGPGVRALLAADPTFDVARFLEGAKAAYQMILESFWSGDLSKLRSHVDDHVYDAFASSVEQRNKEGLILENRLVHIDQAVISATTLEHTIAFVTVRFEADIAAVTRNKDGEVVAGAMTDAVQTRDLWTFRRDLATKDPNWLLVETDEEE, encoded by the coding sequence TTGACCGTCATCATCATCCTCGCGCTCGTGGCGCTCTTCATCGGCCTTCGGCTGTACAGCGTCCTCGGCGAGCGCACTGGCCACGAGCAGCAGCCGATCCTGAAGCCCGCCGACCCGGATGCGCGGGTGGAGCGCCCAGCGGCGCCCGTTTCGCCGGTTGCCCAGCCGGCGGCCGATCCCGCCGACCTTGCCTATTTGCCGACCGCCGGGCCCGGCGTCCGGGCGCTCCTCGCCGCCGACCCGACGTTCGACGTCGCCCGCTTCCTCGAAGGCGCTAAGGCCGCTTACCAGATGATCCTGGAGTCATTCTGGAGCGGCGACCTCAGCAAGCTTCGGTCCCATGTCGATGACCATGTCTATGACGCGTTCGCCTCGTCGGTCGAGCAGCGGAACAAGGAGGGGCTGATCCTGGAGAACCGGCTGGTCCATATCGACCAGGCGGTGATTTCGGCGACCACGCTCGAACATACGATCGCATTCGTCACCGTCCGCTTCGAAGCGGATATCGCCGCGGTCACCCGCAACAAGGACGGCGAAGTCGTCGCGGGAGCGATGACCGACGCGGTCCAGACGCGCGACCTGTGGACCTTCCGGCGCGATCTCGCGACCAAGGATCCCAACTGGCTCCTGGTTGAAACCGACGAGGAAGAGTGA
- the rpsT gene encoding 30S ribosomal protein S20, which translates to MANTRQAKKRIGRNANRAAINHARISRIRTFIKEVEAALTAGKKKEAAEALKKAQPELARGVSRGVIHKNTASRKLSRLSKRVASLG; encoded by the coding sequence ATGGCGAACACGCGGCAGGCCAAGAAGCGAATCGGCCGGAATGCGAATCGCGCTGCGATCAATCACGCGCGAATCAGCCGAATCCGCACTTTCATCAAGGAAGTCGAAGCGGCTCTGACCGCCGGCAAGAAGAAGGAAGCGGCGGAGGCTCTCAAAAAGGCACAGCCGGAGCTCGCACGCGGCGTTTCGCGCGGAGTCATCCACAAGAATACGGCGTCGCGGAAATTGTCGCGCCTCTCCAAGAGGGTTGCCTCGCTCGGCTGA
- the murJ gene encoding murein biosynthesis integral membrane protein MurJ, whose product MNLVKSTGTIGGLTMVSRIAGFAREMLMSRILGAGIYTDAFYVAFRLPNTFRRLFGEGAFSAGFVPLYSQRLQSGGEADAKRFSEEVLAVFLPTLILFTLGFEIIMPLFIWAITGWHGEQLAFGTFLTRITFPYLLLISLVSLFSGILNSISRFTAAAFAPALLNLAMLVALVLVREGGEISATAVAAAVTIGGVLQLGLLMAACKRAGIVLKIRKPKLTPGVRQFIRVVVPATLGAGVYQVSVFIDTFFLTRIGTGAVSWFNYADRLNQLPLGVIGAAIGTAILPQVSRHVDIGEHAEAARVQGQAADLAMLLCLPAALALAASAHPLVSAIFQGGRFTERDAYFTGLTLSIVALGLPAYVLVKVLTPGFYARRDTATPVKTALAVLAVNIALNFALIPPFGIGGLAAAVALSSWLNCAILYVILHRRGHFRVEKWLMSRLIRQLAAGLAMVLVLVLIRQGLTGWFKGSVGERLVGTVALVGGGMAVYFPLVWVLGGTDKEELRTLLRRRRPQKDAG is encoded by the coding sequence ATGAACCTGGTCAAATCGACCGGAACGATCGGCGGGCTGACGATGGTGAGCCGGATCGCCGGCTTCGCTCGCGAGATGCTGATGTCCCGGATCCTCGGGGCGGGCATTTACACCGACGCATTCTACGTCGCCTTCCGGCTTCCAAACACGTTCCGGCGGTTGTTCGGCGAGGGGGCTTTTTCTGCCGGATTCGTCCCGCTCTACAGCCAGCGGCTGCAGTCCGGCGGCGAAGCGGACGCCAAGCGTTTCTCGGAGGAAGTCCTCGCCGTCTTCCTTCCGACTTTGATCCTTTTCACGCTCGGCTTCGAAATCATCATGCCCCTGTTCATCTGGGCGATCACCGGATGGCACGGCGAGCAGCTCGCGTTCGGCACCTTCCTTACCAGGATCACATTCCCCTACCTGCTGCTGATCAGCCTCGTGTCGCTGTTCTCGGGGATTCTCAACAGCATCTCGCGGTTCACCGCGGCCGCCTTCGCGCCGGCGCTTCTCAACCTGGCGATGTTGGTGGCTCTGGTGCTCGTGCGCGAGGGAGGCGAGATCAGTGCGACTGCGGTCGCCGCGGCGGTCACGATCGGTGGAGTGCTCCAGCTCGGGCTATTGATGGCGGCCTGCAAGCGGGCCGGAATCGTCCTCAAGATCCGCAAGCCGAAGCTCACGCCCGGCGTCCGCCAGTTCATCCGAGTGGTCGTGCCCGCAACGCTGGGCGCGGGCGTCTACCAGGTGAGCGTCTTCATCGACACCTTCTTCCTGACTCGGATCGGCACCGGCGCGGTCAGCTGGTTCAACTATGCCGACCGCCTCAACCAGCTGCCGCTGGGGGTGATCGGCGCGGCAATCGGGACGGCGATCCTCCCGCAGGTTAGCCGCCACGTCGATATCGGGGAACACGCGGAGGCCGCCCGGGTCCAGGGCCAGGCGGCCGACCTTGCGATGCTTCTGTGCCTTCCGGCCGCGCTTGCTCTGGCGGCAAGCGCCCATCCGCTCGTTTCGGCGATCTTCCAGGGGGGGCGCTTCACCGAACGCGACGCCTATTTCACCGGCCTTACCCTCTCCATCGTCGCTCTGGGCCTTCCTGCCTACGTGCTGGTAAAAGTGCTCACCCCAGGCTTCTACGCACGCCGCGACACGGCGACTCCGGTAAAGACCGCGCTTGCGGTCCTCGCGGTCAATATCGCCCTCAATTTCGCGCTGATCCCGCCATTCGGGATCGGCGGGCTTGCCGCCGCGGTCGCGCTGAGCTCGTGGCTCAACTGTGCGATCCTCTACGTGATCCTCCACCGCCGCGGCCATTTCCGAGTCGAGAAATGGCTGATGTCCAGGCTGATTCGTCAGCTCGCTGCAGGCCTTGCCATGGTTCTAGTGCTCGTGCTCATCCGCCAAGGCCTAACCGGCTGGTTCAAGGGCTCCGTGGGGGAGCGGCTGGTCGGCACGGTGGCGCTGGTCGGCGGCGGGATGGCAGTTTATTTCCCGCTCGTGTGGGTCCTTGGCGGGACCGACAAGGAAGAGCTGCGGACGCTGCTCCGGCGAAGGAGGCCCCAGAAAGATGCCGGCTGA